A portion of the Luxibacter massiliensis genome contains these proteins:
- a CDS encoding DUF3048 domain-containing protein, whose translation MHKLKRVSAVLLALLLMCSAAGCEKKTDEPKKEKQEVKTEEKTSEAEPEEEMPENQNLLTGLPDLTEGAVGKRPVAVMVNNVQDALPQYGVAKADIIYEIPVEGDVTRFMAIYADYTAVPKICAVRSCRYYFPAFSQGYDAFYVNWGIDESMDHYLAALNMDQYDGINNAGGLFGRDQDRLNAGYSLEHTGYFDGPRFAQVVQADGRRTDLADDKRGTAFQFNGLEEQIKPEGEDCRTVNINFGAAVAGFTYDEATKTYLKQFNGSPQVDGSTNTQLGFTNIFVLETTISVRDEVGHKELDWDGGEDATGYYVSNGGVQKITWSKDPDNENSYLRFYGSDGNEIKVNRGKSYIAVNYPGQSEFK comes from the coding sequence ATGCATAAGCTAAAAAGAGTATCTGCCGTATTGCTGGCTCTGCTGCTGATGTGCAGTGCGGCGGGATGCGAGAAGAAAACAGATGAACCAAAGAAGGAGAAACAAGAAGTAAAGACAGAAGAAAAAACTTCTGAGGCAGAGCCTGAGGAAGAGATGCCAGAGAACCAGAACCTTCTGACAGGACTTCCAGATCTGACAGAGGGTGCGGTGGGGAAACGGCCTGTGGCTGTCATGGTCAACAATGTGCAGGATGCACTGCCTCAGTATGGGGTGGCCAAGGCAGATATTATATATGAGATTCCTGTGGAGGGAGATGTCACCCGGTTTATGGCTATATATGCCGACTATACGGCTGTCCCGAAGATATGTGCAGTCAGGAGCTGCCGTTATTACTTTCCGGCTTTTTCACAGGGGTATGATGCTTTTTATGTAAACTGGGGGATTGATGAGAGTATGGATCATTATCTGGCGGCTTTGAATATGGATCAGTATGACGGTATCAATAACGCTGGGGGACTGTTCGGCAGAGATCAGGACAGGCTCAATGCAGGCTACTCATTGGAACATACAGGATATTTTGACGGCCCGCGGTTTGCCCAGGTAGTGCAGGCAGACGGCAGGAGGACAGATCTGGCCGATGACAAGAGAGGGACTGCATTCCAGTTTAATGGATTGGAAGAGCAGATTAAGCCGGAGGGCGAGGACTGCCGCACAGTAAATATTAACTTTGGAGCGGCTGTGGCAGGTTTTACATATGATGAGGCTACAAAGACCTATTTGAAGCAGTTTAATGGAAGTCCTCAGGTGGATGGGAGCACAAATACACAGCTTGGGTTCACAAATATATTTGTGTTGGAAACAACGATCTCTGTCCGCGATGAGGTAGGGCACAAGGAATTGGACTGGGATGGCGGGGAAGATGCCACAGGTTACTATGTTTCTAATGGAGGAGTACAGAAAATAACCTGGAGTAAGGATCCTGATAATGAGAATTCCTACCTGCGTTTTTATGGTTCCGACGGAAACGAGATTAAGGTCAACAGGGGGAAGAGTTATATTGCTGTCAATTACCCCGGGCAGAGCGAGTTTAAATAA